The genomic interval AAGTCAAGGCAAAAAGCTGTAAGGATGTACTCTGAGACACAATTTTTATGATTAGAGTTACACACATCCCCCTTTCTTACCTTATTTAATAAAAGGAACTTCAGTAATTACCCTGTCCGGATAGAACAGCTCACTCAGAGCTATTTGCATAATGGGAATTGCTCTGGGCAGAGGCCACTCATCACTGAAGTGCTAATGAAACACAGATATTTAACATACTAATACCAAGACATGTTTCTTGGAAGCACTGTGATTCTCTTTGCTTCAAGCAGACTAGTCTgcaaaaatacaagaaaaattcaGGCATagcttaaaaataatgatttgaCTACTTGAAGTCAGAAACAACAGTCTAAAAGATCTTTTTTATAATCAAAGCACTAAATTAATTACCTTTATTTGAGGACATTAGAACATCCTCCATATTGAATTTGCTATATATTCAAAAATgcacaatttctttcttttcctagtGGCAGAAAGAACAGATTGAAAGCATAAACATCAATGGAACAAGATACATCATTGATGGTACGTATCTAACTGTGCCACTGGGTGTTAGTAGAGCACATCAAGTATCATAAACCATTTAGAGAAAGCCAGCTGGTGTTTTTGGCACACACTATTTGTTACCAAATGCTTTACATTGTTGGCAGAAGATGAGGAAACGTGTCATTGCTTCTTATGCTCCATTCTACGACAGGGTGTGATGTGTCAGACTGGGATGTGCCACAGAGTGAAGCACTTGGATCCACACTGATGCCTTCCCTTTAAATAAGCTTTGCATTTCAACTCACCAGTCACAGAATGGAAGGATTTTCCCTTTTAAGATTTGACAGTTTCTCAGAATAAGGTTatacaaaccttttttttccacattgtTTCATTTCCCATAAAGTAATTGACTTTGTATGTTCCTGCAGCTTGCAAAGAGCACAACATCTCTCGGCTGATCTACACCAGTACAGTGAATGTGGTGTTTGGAGGGCTTCCCATTGAAGATGGGGATGAGGAATCTGTGCCATATTTTCCACTTGACAAGGTATTTTGTTTGTACATATTTTCAAGTTTCCTCTTcgtttattttcctgtttctggaAAAGCCTGGAGCTTTTATGACAGTGTTTTACCTGATGCCAGAATCCAGGCACAAGAAAAGGTTGGATGAGAGTTTGAGCAACTcgatctagtggaaggtgtccctgcccatggcaagggggttggaaagaggtgatctctgaggtcccttccaacccaaactattccgTGATtcagtgaaagaagaaagaaaactacttTTTGTAGATGCTATTCACAGCCTTGACACATCACTTTTATGTACATTGCAGtatatatttctttgtttcctatTAAGGCCTTGATTTTGGCAAATAACTCATACAGTGTCCCATTAACATCAAGGAAATTCCACCTGGACATAAGGACTGTGTTCTGTGGCTTGGTGCCTCTCTAGCTATTTGTTATCTacatgatttttctgtttctcccttaCTGATGATGACATATATTCAATGTAGAGCTGATCTGGGAAAGCAGCCtatttttatgtggttttattgcatttaattaaaaaggagaaagtacTTCTGGGTGCTTTGCCTACACAGTTGTTTTTTGTGTCCCTCCTCTCTCCATCTAGTACTTCACAGTCTTTCAAGAAGTagagatggagagaaaatacttattcgtatttttaataatatttcaaatCTTTTCTCTGGGACAGTGCCACACAAAAGTGAACAGGATACTTCAGAGGTAACGTCTTCAAAACTTGGCTTTTGACTTTTCCATTACCTGAAGAAGAAATCCAGATTACAAAGTAGTGATCAGTTACATTCCTGGCAGCATTCAAAGTCTACACATATTTATTGCTTCTTGAATGTGCTGAAATTAATTAACCAGATTTACATAAACAAAAATGCCTCCTTACAATGAGCATGTGTTTTACCCTAAACCTAATACCCCAGGGCTTCTGTATTTTGAGGTATTTGTTGCCATTTGCTAAGTAAAAGCTAATGGAGAAGAggtgcccctctgccctgtcaTTCCAAGAAcagataaaaatgtatttgctttttctccatAGCACGTTGATCATTATTCCAGAACCAAATCCATTGCAGAACAAATGGTACTGGCAGCTAATGGGACTCCACTAGCAGGTACTTTGGTCTGAGCATTAATTCATAGTAGAATTTACTACTCCTCTTCTTGTTCCCCCCCAACATCCTGTCTCCTGTATCAATCCTTCCTTAATTATGAATTTAAGTTATCAACCCCCTCTCACAAACTAAAgtattttcacttaaaaattacttttaattgtttttaagtTCCTGCAATGTCCACAAAAGGTTTTAGCTTGGTAGCAATGACCTCAGTgtgataatgaaaaatattaagacagctaaattaaacaaaaccaattgTTTATTGTCACTGTTTTATGCAACAGAAGTAAAACATGAATGCTGATTAAATTGTTACACTCTCCATGCATCCTCAAGTTATATATTAAAATCTGAAGTAGCCACCTGATACTACAGCCTGGAATTATTTATTAGTGCTTCCCAAAGTTTTCCATGTTGAGGAAGCCAGTTATACACTTGAGTACTTAAGCTCACCTGTGAGATACTATAACTGCCAGtgcaaaacaaattaatgtAAAGTGCAACATGATTCTATGTGACCAAGTGAGACTGAGCTAAATTTAGCTGTAGACAACTTACAGAAAAAGACTCACTTGATACTTGCAGAGGGCTATAAGAGATAGAAAGTCACTGATGGACATTTCATCccaagagaattatttttttgctaaaaaaataaatgtttggggtttttttcctcatttctttgGCAGCTCTTTGCATCAAAGCCCCTCTTAATTTTAGGACCAATACACAGTTCTGCATTTGTCAAGGAAATTAGAACCACTCGGTGTTCCAAACATCCCATTTTGATCCTGTGCCATAGCAGGATTGAGTATTATACATGTTTTCAAATACTGTTAAGAGCAGATGACAAACCAGCCAACTTGGGAAGTGATTGGATTTTATGATCCCACTGGAATTGTCAAATGTCTCCATCAGCTCTAgtgggagctgtgcctgctgttGAGGGAACCTTGTACTGATAGGGAGTCACTGCTTCCTAGCAATAATTTTGGGCGAGCTTAGTTGGTTTCATTCCGCTTTCCAACATATTTTTGAATAACCTGCTCATTTCACCAACCTCATCACCACAGCTGGCACATTCATTCACTGCTCTGGCACAGAGACAAGGGACTGGTTAGAAAGAGGTTCTGAAATATCTAGTATTTTCTAGTAACATAACTATGCTGGCAGGACCTCTCTGAATATTACCTTGCTATTTCACATGGTCTGATTCTCCCAACTTAATATCCGACTACTAATGCAGCACCTTTTTAAgacagcaaaattaatttatttcagagtaAGTTCTGTTACCACAGCCTTTGGTTCATACAAACAAAGATACAATATAGTCATGTGAGGGTCACTAAAGAATGCTCTTATCAAATCTTGCAGGAGGTGGAGTACTCCATACGTGTGTTATTCGCCCCCCAGGAATCTATGGACCAGAAGAGCAAAGACACTTGCCAAGGCTGGCAGtatgtgattttaattttctaaccAGTAGAATTTTCTAAGATGCGGGTAGAAAGCTGTAAGGagcattatttatttgtagTATAAATTGACTGACCTTACTGGGCAGCAATTCAACAGTTCAGTTGTCTGCTGGGTATATTCGAACCTTCTCTAAACAGGCATTTCATTACATCTGTAAAGGGTGTACcttaaaaaagcctttttttgaAATACAAGCACATAAAAATCCAGCTTTATAATTTAGCAATTATTGTAAGATTCAGGCCAATCCCTGATATTTCAAATGTCTGTTTACATGCAACTTACACCAAAtggtttaaaatattaatgaaaagaGATACGGCAAAATATCTTATTTCCAGTCTCAACTATGAACAGCTTTCACTGTCCAATGAAACAAGTTATGGAGCTGGAAGCACTTTCTGGTACAAGAGGTTACTGAAGGGCAATGTTTTTAGAGCTCTTTGTACTTCTCCCgtttctttttaattgattacagaatttttatttgcttgttaaGTAGAGATAAACCTACACTTACCTGGACAAGAAAGTGCACTGTAcctcattttaaaacacattttgctCTGGTTTCATGTTTGTTTGTGTCTGCAGAAGCTTATTCAGAGAGGGCTACTTAGCTTCAAGTTTGGGGACCCTTCTGCTAAAGTGAACTGGGTACATGTAGAGAATCTTGCCCAAGCTCACATTCTTGCTGCTGAAGCTCTCACCCCCAAGAAGAACTACATAGCTGTAAGTACACAATAAAAGCACCACAGTTTCCATTTGACAGTGGATCCTGTGCTACAGTAACTCCTGTAGTAGCAGGAATTAGTGTTATTGTCCTTCAGCTTATGTTGTTGTCTGTGTCTTTAGTTGATAAATGTGCTGTGAACAGTGTGGGACTgggcagcactggctgtgcaGCGTGTTAGGAGTTGGAATATTCAGTTCTGTAAGAATATCTCTATCTTTGCATTGGTTTAATATAATACTTGCCATTTCTGGAAGATGAGCAAAGAATGTGTGCTATGTCAGAAATGACACTGGAAGTTCAGGCAGATCtaccccccccgcccctcccctgTAGACAGGTCCAGGTTTAATGTTCTGAACTGTGATGATCAGTTCTTCCCATACCATAGCCAACAGAAGCACATTTCATTTGGATTCATTGCTTTCAAAAACAGTTGCAactgttttcctccttgtaAATACAGGGTTTTATTCACGTAGAAGCACTGCCCTTAAAGTCTACTAGAACGAGTTTCAAAGTAGATTTAACTACTATTTCTAAAACCCtaaaagcaaaagggaaagagggaactTAGGCCTTGGTTTACACAGGTGGAGTCTTACAGATCCCAGTGAATCTCAACTAGACCCAGAGCAGAACATGTTCCACCCTTTGGTGGGTACCTGTCAGCAGCACCAGTGAGATGCAGCACCACCTTCAGTGGTGTCTCTGTACAGCCAGTGCAGCCACTCTGAACAGGCACATCTGCAATAAATCATCTATTCCAGGGCATGTTAATCACACAAACCACCTGTCCACCAATTTCACTGCACTCAACAGTGCAAGTGATTGAAACACAGGTGGGCAGCTTGTGACTCACATGTACGTCCACACACGTTATAGTGCTGTATTATTTTGAAGCTATTCATAAGAAGTGAGATAAAGAAGAAGTCAATATATATGCAGTATTATTTTTACTAACTTGTCTCTTCTCTACTTCTTTAACAGAGTGGCCAGGTGTATTTCATTAATGATGGCgaaaaatacaacatttttgAATGGTTAACTCCACTTGTAGGTGCCATATATACTCATCTCCAAATACATTAATTGCTTTAACTGTATGCAACTCCAGCTTTTGTGTGCATGTCACattctgtgtgtttgctttgggAACTCTCTGAACATGGGTTTAATTCCTGCTTGAATCTCAGTGTGATCAGCACTGTAACAAAGCCCACCTAAAATACTGCATTAAAGCAGCTGTTTTCCCTGAGAGCAAAGGACCATCTACACCAGTGTCCTGTTCTGAGCTGCTATTCCCTTCATTTTTGGGCCATGTAGCTGTGAACTGTGGCTGCTTTGAGTggatgaaaaatataaatcttaAGTATTAATCTGTAATATACATTCTTTTcaaagtaacattttatttttaattatagaCTAAAAGCCATAAATATGTCACAGTGTTAAATCAAGTATCAGCACACCATGACATTTCAATCagtttttgtaaattttttccctttttttaagaCTGATACTTGAAAATTACACAGTGTCTGCATGTGACATTTAACTGGAATGcccttaaaaatgaaaaatagtaacagcaataattattttttctgttttatcagaAAATACTTCCACAAATATCTTCtataatgaaaatttaaaacttgTTTGAAGTTTCTGggttttccactgtttttttattctctttcagtttgaaagatTAGGTCGCTGGAAGCCATGGATACGTATTCCTACTTGCTTGGTTTATGCAtcaggtaaaatattttatcaacaTTTCTCTTTCCTATCTGTGCTACCCTCATTCCTAACTGTAATataatgttgggttttttaatttgcccatagttttcattttcatgtatAAAAACAATATGCTGTGGGCTCATCTAGTGTGCAGCAGTGTGAAGTTCAGCTCTGCACAGTATGTTGAAACTAGACTGATCTCTTATTGAAGTCccagaaaaacaggttttatgTAGTATTTAACATGTGTAACTTTGTGGAGTTAATGGTGTAAGTATTAAAAGTTAAATGTGAAAACCCATGACTTCCTGAAATATGCTGAAGAGTATCTGCTTTGCTGCACGTGGGAATGTCTCCATAACCAATCCCCATGTGCAGCAGACAGAATCCCACTGAGTTCTCTGTTGTTGCCACATTTTTTGTAAAGTCTCATGACCTTTTCATTTGACCTGTGCCCAACCCTCCCAGCCCTCTTCCCACAAGGACAATATTTAAGATTAAATCCAGCCTCCTGTGACCAAGTAGTCTGACGATGTCAGTGATGGTGCCCTGAGGTTTGTGATGATCCTTCAGGAGTATTTACAGTGTGAGATATGCCACAGTCATCATGGCAAAGCAAGTCACTGCTCTTACCTCAAGTAGAAATCTTTTGTTATGCAGCCATGGCAATGGAATACCTTTATCTGACGCTGAAACCAATTGTTGAACTGTCCCCAGTGCTGACCAGAAATGAGGTAAAGTCTGTGTTTGTAAACTTCCCTTAATTCCCATGGGTTTAAAACATGTTAATAACGAGGTACACTTTAAGTCAGTAGAAAGTAAAATCCACCCAGTGCTACTTCAGTTTCCACTTTCCAGAGCAAATCTATGTACAATTTAGGCACTGCATTATGCTTGTTGCCCTGATTTTGGAAAAGGTAAAAGCTTATGCTTGCAATGGGGGAGAGGCTGCTTCAGCTCCTCCCTGCCACAGGCCAGTATCCTGCATGGCTTTGGCTGGGCCCTTGGAGGCTGAGATGCCTTCCTGGGTACATAAACAAGACAATGTttgcagaacatttttttttcaagttttcaagTCTTGTAGATTCTGTTCTGCAGCTTTTACTGCCTGTGTGGGCTTTCTCCTTTTGAgtgaacagtttaaaaataatgtgacGTATGTCAGTAGGACACTGATATAATGTTGGGGGGgttattttacatttcctttaaCAGTGTCTTTGCTACCATTTACAGTTTGTTCCAATTGCCTAGGTATTCATACCTTTGTATGTTGACTCTTTTGCCCTGTAGGTGCTGAATATTTCTGTAACTCACACATTTAAAATAGATAAGGCACGGGCTCAACTGGGGTACAGGCCACAGAAGTTTGTGTTTGCTGATTCCGTGGACCACTATGTTAAAACCACACCAAGAGGCCGGAACCATCACATCCTCCTCAAAGTTTTGATtcttttcattgttattttcagttttatctgtCTTTCTTTAGGATTTTATGGCCTTTCACTTTTGCGTTCTTTTAGAGAAAGACGACACTGACTCGCCTAAGCTGCACATACTCAGTCACAGCATTACCACCTGGATCATTCCAATCTCCACCATAGTCACTGGCCCCAGTGCAATAAACAGgcagctattttaaaatttgcagaCAGAATCGTAACATATCACTAGCTGCacctgagaaattaaaatacagtaaactATTATGGCCAAATCACCCAAACAGACCAGAGTCAGGATTGTTGCCTCTATTTCACatcaaaaaaaccaactttCCAAATTGATTGCTTAAGTGAATG from Chiroxiphia lanceolata isolate bChiLan1 chromosome 16, bChiLan1.pri, whole genome shotgun sequence carries:
- the LOC116794847 gene encoding putative short-chain dehydrogenase/reductase family 42E member 2; translated protein: MRAVVTGGGGYFGYKLGCALASKGASVVLYDMHKPIWEIPSGVVCIQADLRNYYAIFAACEQADCVFHVASYGMSGKEQWQKEQIESININGTRYIIDACKEHNISRLIYTSTVNVVFGGLPIEDGDEESVPYFPLDKHVDHYSRTKSIAEQMVLAANGTPLAGGGVLHTCVIRPPGIYGPEEQRHLPRLAKLIQRGLLSFKFGDPSAKVNWVHVENLAQAHILAAEALTPKKNYIASGQVYFINDGEKYNIFEWLTPLFERLGRWKPWIRIPTCLVYASAMAMEYLYLTLKPIVELSPVLTRNEVLNISVTHTFKIDKARAQLGYRPQKFVFADSVDHYVKTTPRGRNHHILLKVLILFIVIFSFICLSLGFYGLSLLRSFRERRH